A window of Methanobacterium formicicum DSM 3637 contains these coding sequences:
- the rplX gene encoding 50S ribosomal protein L24: MSKQPRKQRKFRYQAPLHIRHKLMSVNLSPELREEYERRSLPVRKGDTVKVLRGDFRDHEGKVEGVDLKRYRVMIEGLNVQKPDGNQVYHPVHPSNLMIIEMDLDDDERNEILERKG; encoded by the coding sequence ATGTCTAAACAACCAAGAAAACAGAGGAAATTCCGTTATCAAGCACCATTACACATCCGTCATAAACTGATGAGTGTCAACCTCAGCCCAGAACTAAGGGAAGAGTACGAACGACGTTCATTACCAGTAAGGAAAGGAGACACTGTAAAAGTTCTCCGAGGTGACTTCAGGGATCATGAAGGTAAAGTGGAAGGAGTAGATCTTAAACGCTACCGAGTCATGATCGAAGGCCTCAACGTGCAAAAACCCGACGGAAATCAAGTTTACCATCCAGTACATCCATCAAACCTGATGATTATAGAAATGGATCTGGATGATGATGAAAGAAACGAGATATTAGAAAGGAAGGGATAA
- a CDS encoding 50S ribosomal protein L14, protein MKAITSNVSKSLPIGARLQCVDNTGAREVEIISVKGYKGVRRRLATAGVGDMVVITVKKGTADMRREVTTAVVVRQKKEFRRADGLRVKFEDNAAVIISPEGVLKGSEIRGPVAKEAADRWPSVGSAASIIV, encoded by the coding sequence ATGAAAGCCATCACATCAAACGTCAGTAAATCACTACCCATAGGCGCTCGCCTACAATGTGTTGACAATACTGGAGCCCGTGAAGTGGAAATAATTTCCGTCAAAGGATACAAAGGTGTCCGAAGAAGGCTGGCTACTGCCGGTGTGGGTGACATGGTTGTTATCACAGTTAAAAAAGGAACAGCAGACATGCGCCGGGAAGTTACCACTGCAGTGGTCGTAAGACAGAAAAAAGAATTCCGCAGGGCAGATGGACTCAGAGTAAAATTCGAGGACAATGCAGCAGTCATTATCAGTCCCGAAGGAGTCCTAAAAGGTTCAGAAATAAGAGGACCAGTAGCCAAGGAAGCTGCGGACAGATGGCCGTCAGTGGGAAGTGCTGCCAGCATTATTGTGTAG
- a CDS encoding 30S ribosomal protein S17, which translates to MVGIEVTEPKEKCNDPNCPFHGNLPVRGQILEGVVTSDKAERTITVERSFYKFIRKYERYEKRKSKINAHKPDCIQVNIGDAVKIAECRPLSKTKHFVVVEVKGDKK; encoded by the coding sequence ATGGTTGGTATTGAAGTTACCGAACCCAAAGAAAAATGCAATGATCCTAACTGCCCCTTCCACGGGAACCTGCCAGTGCGGGGCCAGATCCTGGAAGGAGTAGTCACCAGTGACAAGGCAGAAAGGACCATAACCGTTGAAAGGAGTTTTTATAAGTTCATACGAAAATATGAACGATACGAAAAGCGAAAATCAAAAATAAACGCCCATAAACCAGACTGTATCCAGGTAAACATTGGCGATGCAGTGAAAATTGCGGAGTGCAGACCCCTCTCCAAGACCAAGCACTTCGTAGTGGTGGAGGTTAAAGGGGATAAAAAATGA
- the rnp1 gene encoding ribonuclease P protein component 1, producing the protein MITITPQNILRHELVGLEVEITHSLHGDLKGIKGFVVNETRNTLTIEDGEGMEKIIPKGNATFKFTLPDGVTLEIKGDIIVSRPEDRIKKRFRKYW; encoded by the coding sequence ATGATAACTATTACTCCACAAAACATTTTAAGACATGAACTGGTGGGGCTTGAAGTGGAAATCACCCACAGTTTGCATGGAGATCTAAAGGGAATTAAAGGATTCGTGGTGAACGAAACCAGAAACACCCTCACCATTGAAGATGGTGAAGGCATGGAAAAAATCATACCCAAAGGGAACGCAACTTTCAAGTTCACACTTCCCGATGGAGTTACACTAGAAATTAAGGGCGACATTATTGTTTCTCGCCCTGAAGATAGGATAAAAAAGAGATTTAGGAAATATTGGTGA
- the yciH gene encoding stress response translation initiation inhibitor YciH, whose amino-acid sequence MKVCDVCGLPEELCVCEEIAREIQSVKVFTVRRRFGKLMTIVEGIDEHDIDIKELTKELKNRCACGGTAKKGQIELQGDHKRRVKEVLAGMGFSSDDIQVR is encoded by the coding sequence ATGAAAGTCTGCGATGTTTGTGGTCTACCAGAGGAACTCTGCGTCTGTGAGGAAATAGCTCGAGAGATACAGAGTGTTAAAGTATTCACGGTGAGAAGAAGATTCGGAAAACTAATGACTATCGTGGAGGGAATAGATGAACACGATATTGACATTAAAGAACTCACCAAGGAACTGAAAAACAGATGTGCCTGCGGAGGAACGGCCAAAAAGGGCCAGATCGAACTGCAAGGAGACCATAAAAGGAGAGTCAAAGAAGTTTTAGCCGGAATGGGCTTTTCTTCCGATGACATCCAGGTTCGTTAG
- the rpmC gene encoding 50S ribosomal protein L29 yields the protein MVILRSKEIREMGMEEIQKKLEELQAEHASHISKSAAAGIYENPGKIRELKKTIARVKTIINEKNKEN from the coding sequence ATGGTTATATTAAGGAGTAAAGAGATACGTGAAATGGGAATGGAGGAAATCCAGAAAAAACTGGAAGAACTTCAGGCAGAACATGCCAGTCACATTTCCAAGAGTGCTGCCGCGGGGATTTACGAAAACCCGGGGAAGATCAGGGAACTTAAAAAAACCATAGCACGTGTCAAAACCATAATTAACGAAAAAAATAAGGAGAACTAA
- a CDS encoding 50S ribosomal protein L22 produces MAKLKYAYEGSGKVAKATGRSLKISPKHSVEICRELRGMYLDEAKEYLEDVIQMKRAVPFKRHNKKVGHRKGLKGWPTGRYPKKAATQILDVLENAEANAEYQGMDTEDLKIIHISSHRGFIIRGYIPRAFGRATPFNTPTTHIQVVLGEAESA; encoded by the coding sequence ATGGCAAAATTGAAATACGCTTACGAAGGATCTGGAAAAGTAGCCAAGGCAACTGGAAGATCCCTCAAGATCTCCCCCAAACACTCGGTGGAGATCTGCAGAGAACTCCGGGGCATGTACCTTGACGAAGCCAAGGAATACTTAGAAGATGTCATCCAGATGAAAAGAGCTGTACCATTCAAACGGCACAACAAAAAAGTCGGTCACCGAAAAGGACTAAAAGGATGGCCTACTGGTCGTTACCCTAAAAAAGCAGCCACCCAGATCTTAGATGTTCTGGAAAATGCAGAAGCTAACGCTGAATACCAGGGTATGGACACAGAAGACCTTAAAATAATCCATATATCCAGCCACCGAGGTTTCATAATTCGGGGATACATCCCAAGAGCATTCGGAAGGGCCACACCATTCAACACCCCCACCACACATATACAGGTAGTTCTAGGGGAGGCAGAGAGCGCATGA
- the rpsS gene encoding 30S ribosomal protein S19 → MARKEFKYRGYTLEELQQMPLDNVIQLLPSTQRRSLKRGFLPRQKKVLEKIRKLKKEGETGGRPKIIKTHCRDMIVLPEMVGMTFGIYNGKEFVNVQIQPEMIGCYFGEFAITRQRVQHGDPGMGATRSSMFVPLK, encoded by the coding sequence TTGGCGAGGAAAGAATTCAAGTATCGCGGTTATACCCTGGAAGAGCTGCAGCAGATGCCACTGGATAACGTCATCCAGTTATTACCATCAACCCAGCGCAGATCCCTGAAAAGGGGATTCTTACCCAGGCAAAAAAAAGTACTAGAGAAGATACGAAAACTGAAAAAAGAAGGAGAAACGGGCGGACGACCTAAAATAATCAAGACCCACTGTAGGGACATGATCGTGCTACCAGAAATGGTGGGTATGACCTTTGGAATCTACAATGGTAAAGAATTTGTGAACGTCCAGATACAGCCTGAAATGATTGGCTGTTACTTTGGTGAATTTGCAATTACCCGACAAAGAGTACAGCACGGAGACCCTGGTATGGGTGCAACACGTTCATCCATGTTCGTGCCCCTGAAATAA